The Magnolia sinica isolate HGM2019 chromosome 11, MsV1, whole genome shotgun sequence DNA window ATGTGGAAGAAATTAAAAGCAACATGGaagtgaagagagttatgaaccatttgatcaatggaagCATCATGCACATATGAACCATGAATGGGCTGTAACAATTTAGATGCACACATTTCAGAATGGGCTATCATGCAAACATCACTTCCCATCTGAAAAATATGAACCAGTTGATCAATGGCCACTAATATGGGCAGTCAAGATGATTTTCAATAGTAGGTCGAATCGACATATGATCACAAGAAAATTAGCAACCAAGAAAAACAGAAACACTCCTCAAAGAAATCACTTCAGATCACAATGGAGGGTTAAAAAATGGTCTAATATGCTTCGGACATTGTGGGCCATATGATGATTGGACCGTCGTGTTTTTTGGGCCCAAGCgctaaaatcaactagaaaaattgatggacaatgtggattgagCATACAGTAGATGACAATGCGCCTCACTGTCACGATCTCATTGAATCGGACTACCCCTTTTCAATGGACGTGGATTGTCTGCAacaactaggtggggcccaatttgatgtttgtgagaaatccatcccatccatccgttttgccagatcatgttagtacatggacccaaaaattaggcagatccaaaactcaagtgggccacacgtaggAAACCGATTCAGATGAAcgtccattgttgaaacattcgtggggccacaaaagtattgaatcaggctaatatttttttgttttcagttcatcccagtatgaaTACCTTATGAACAAtatgaatggcatataaatatcacagtggaccctagggaggtttcaacggtagacaatTCCCTATCCACTTTTTGCTGTCGTGCAACCTACTTCAGTTTTGGAttcgcctcatttttgggctcatgtcctaacatgatctggaaaaatggatggacggggtggatttctcacaaacatcacggtgggcctcccCTAGCTTCATGCGTAGGAAGTTCTTGCATTGTGACaacagggggggggggtgaaaccCTGCCTAGagaggaaagagggagagaggccCTGACGATTGGAGAGAGAGACTCACTGCCTGTCAGATTTTCTCAGCTTTCTCCTGTAAGAAAGTGACATGTTACAAAATTACCTAtaactttcttacattttacataagttacaggcatccaaacggcctCTAAATTTAGGTTTCTTAATTAGAGAAGTATCCGATGGTGAATATAATATCTGAGTTGGttaatttggaccgttcatcCGTTGGCCTCTACATTGGATGGGGTTTACCATGAAACTCAGTCTGGTTTGGTGATCCTTGCTGCTGATGTGACAAATTATGGTGATTGCATCTGGGTGGTTAGGAAAGCGCCCAACTAACGATACAACACTCGATGACAAAACTCCATCGGCAGCTGGGATCATCTTGTTGCTTTGAGTTTTACTGTGTGAGTATGGGTGAATGGATGAGTGATGCAGATCTAAAACACTTGTGCCACAGGTACAGACAGATTGAGTCATGGTCCCAAATATCCGTATTGTATCTGAGACACAGACGTGTATCGGCCCATGCCGATGCTTGAAAGGGAGTGAAACAGTCCAATCCAAGAATAGGTGATACCGATACGCCCAGCCTGTACCAGTTTCAGGCTGACACATATAAAAGcctttttttcaacttctttttttttctctctcttttgtttcaACCTTAGTAGAAACTTAAAAACCTTTTTTGACTAGATGTAGGGATTATTTTGGAGATCAAAGCACACGCGGGTTTGATGAAACAAAGCAAAGTGTTGTCACCTTGGTTCCTGGTCTCCTCTTTGCTGATTGTAATCAGATTTGGCCCCTTTGGATGGTAATAGCATTCTTGCTTGCCTtcccagaaaaaaaaaagtggaccaTTTTGGTGAGCATTTTGGTAATTATGTAATTATATTATATTTCTTGAATCTATGTATAGACATTAAATTTAATAGACTCTAAATTTTAAGTAGTGTGCATATAACAAAAATGCCAAATGATTTCTACTTCATGGAGATGTTATCACTAGATGATGTCATGATACTACTTGCCTACTTGATAGTGATAACTCTCTAATCTCTATAGCGTATATAGCTTATAAGGTTCTTCGGTTTTcatttttccccttttcttttctgCTATTTTCCATATTTTGGTAAAAGGAAAATTTTGAGCATTATGGGTTATGGGCCGATACAGATCCACATATGGCCTGCTGCCCTTGAAGTCAATATTCAAAACCTTGGATTGAGTGATTGATAGCCTTGGATCTTCCCCTTTTTTAACACTAGACGGTTCTAACCATCTCATTATTGGCTTCctaatggatggtcaaaaatGCAAATGGCTGAATGGCAATGTCCAAATTGAACTGGTGGaaaaatggttaagattgtctaatCAGTGTTATTTTCTTCTCATTCTCCATCCACATTGGGGCAAGTGATTTTGATTTCTTGGATTTGAGTGCAAATATGCCACACATATTAAGTTGCCAGAATTTAGCATGCCATGCCAAATGTAATCTGGATGTAGCTCTTCAAAGCAACTAAGTTCTTGGGGAAATCGTACTTTATTTTTGAGAAAATCACTAATTCAGATTCATATTGAATTAACGGCAACTGCATTGACCATTTTCAGTGAGCCAAGCATCCCATATAAATGACTGTAATGCTTtcctgaaaatccatatttactccTTCCCCCATTGCGTTCGATGCTTGTGAGATTCATTTATtacttttttttcctctctcgtTTTATGTGACCTCTGCAACATGCTACTGTAACATCTTGTTTATCTATTTATCTTCCTTAAGGGTTGTTTTAATGCCTATCAAATTGAACTGTGCAATAATTAACTCCGTAAGGCTGAATCGGACCGTGATCGTTCCCGGGACCTGTAATCGCACCGTAATCATTCCCGGGACCTATAATTGGGCCGTAATCATTCCTGGGACCAATAATTGGATTATAATCATTCTTGAGACCTATTATTGGACCGCAACCGATCTTGGGACCTCTAATCGGACTGCAACCGATCCCGGGACCTCTAATCAGAAGGTTCTATTTATCTTCCTTAAGGGTTTGTTTTAATGCCTGTCAAATTGAACTGCGCAATAATTAGCCCCGTAAGGCTGAGCTAACCAAATTGTGGTTACTTGGCATTCTTACTGAGTAACTgcaatccaaatcacaattatgtTTCTTTCACTTCAGATTTGAAGTATGCAACTGCAATATGAGGGCTACTGCTCATTACAAATGCTAGGAAACAATTATTAATTTTGTCATGATatcttgattaaactgaatgttcGCAACTTCACTTGTGCATCTAAAAGGAGCCTAAGGTTATTATATTAATGCTGTATTACTACCAAGGACATCAAATTGATTTGTGTATTTTCTTAGCAGGAAGCAAGGCCTTTCTTACTGAGGGCACATGAAGAATTTCTTGTAGCCAATGACCTTTTGTCTTTTCTTTGCAATCTAAAAAGAGATGGATGTGGTTCGGTTGGAAACAAAGATTCATCACCTGTAGGGAAAGACACTGGACCATCTTTTGTTGACCTTGGGTGCACTTGGCAGGCACCTTTATATGAGATGTCCCTTTATTGCTGTGCAGATGATAATCACATTGATGATAAAGGTTACTGCCTCAACTTGGGAAACTAGAAATCGTTAGAGATTTTGGCTGCTCTTACTAATGTAATTATGCATGTCAGTGTATTCTCTTGTCACTATAGACAATTGATCTTGAGTCATTGGAAGCCAAATTGGTTAACGTAGATGCAGATATGAGCTCCGTATGTTTCTAGATTTCAGGAAGAACAAGTGATGAAATTTACCCATGAGATACATGCAGGCTTAACGGGTGTCGGGTCCTTTACTGGCTAGTGGTAGCATAAGTTTCTTTCCTAATAGGTGGCACTAAAACCTGAACTTTTAGATATTTGAATTAAGGTATTGCATTTCCTcttttataaaaaagaaaattagaattcaataggctcaaaataaaaggaaacttGCCTCAACAGGATATTGTCTTACACTTTGAGTGGTAAAGAGTTATTTGGCTTAAAGGATGGATGGTTTTAAGTTCATTAAGGTTTGGTAACTTCTTATTGGGCTTAGGATTTTGACCTAGGATTTCACTTGGGCTCAAATTTGTGTCATTATACTGAATTAGCCACAAATTGGGGATAGAATGTCATAACAAGCTCATGTGAAATTGGGTTTTCTACAGTACTTCACATATCTACGGTAACCATGCAATTGCTGGTACTTGTACATGCAAAATCTCATCCTATATGTTTTCACCTTTCCCTGGTTGCATTATAAAGCCTTGTAAGTTGAATATAGGCTTTCCACTGACTTCATTATCATACTGGTTTCTTAGGTACGCAGCTCGTCCAATGTGGTGAAGGGATGGTGGTTCAAGCATTTAATAACTTATTTGTCAATGAGAGCAGCGATGATAAGGTGGCTGAATTTCTCAGCCATTGGTACATAATACCTAGAAAAAGCTGCTTCCACATGGTATGGAATTAACATGTATCATCGACTTCCAAGTTGATTTAAACGATTGTAAATACCTAGATACTAATGATGATTTTTGGTACATAATCCTTGCTCAATTTATTCATAGATTGGTTTGTTTTTTCCCACCCCCCTGAGATTAGTTTCTGCTATCTGCCCGTTAGAGCTCTCTGTTGTAATTAACAGTGAGCTTTTGCTGCATTGAATTATTAATTGTCTGCTGATTTTTGTCATTTTGATGGCATCTAATTCTTTTTATGTTGTGCTGTTTTGTATCATGTGGAAAGTCTGACTTGGGACATATTCACGAGCTGATTCCTGGTAATTCTTGCACTTTTGACTTTAGTTTGCATGTTGACTTGATTGCTTTTAGGAGTCATGTCTTTCTATGATATGATGTTCGCTGTTCgcatttcttttctccatctcttTGTTCACATGTAATAGATAATGTAAAGAGTTACCGCTACTTCAAGCCTTTATCTTATGCCCATTAATTCTTTCTGCAGTTCAGTCTGCTGATGGCTTCAACCTTATCGTCATCGATCCACCATGGGAAAACGGAAGTGCACATCAGAAATCCGTGTATGTAATCAACGTCTTCCTTCTATGCAGACGGcatttaaacttaaagaattgTTACAACTATTTTGGCTTCATTTATAGTGCATGATTGGCTTCCTTTAGGCTTAAATAGATTATCCAACACTTTTGATTTCCTTATTATTTATCTGCATTTGTTGATGAAGTCAGAAAGGTCTATTTTGGTAGAAAAATAGACATCACAATTTCTTGTAAATATGTTCCAAAATGGTTGTGGCAGTTAAATTTCAAAACTCGTCATGGCTTTTCTTTAagctttgttttttattttatttttgaaagatgaggatattattaaaaaagaaagcaacaaaaaacaaaactaaaGCTATAAAACACAGACACAACcactacaaaaaagaaaagaaaaaaggaaagagaaggaaaaaaagaaaaaaactatacAAGGGAGACACGTAAAACTACAAAAATACAACAGCCGGCCCCATGACTGAAAAAGACCGAGTTAAGGCATCCAATCCTGGAACAAAACTAGAACCCTCGAGAACACGACAACTGAAGAAACATTCTAATTCCTAAAGCATCGATTGTTTCTTTCCACCCACACAGCCAGAAGACGGCTAACAACAGAATTCTCCATTTTCTCTTTCCAAGAGCTCCTCCGTGCTCTGCATGCTAGTTAAAGAAGAGTTGGTCTATGGAGGTCAGCATTGTCCACGACACTCCTACCAAGTGAAAGACACTTCACCAGAGGTATGAAGAGAATTGGCAGAAGAGATGGTCCACAGATTCTTCCGCCTTTAGACATAGGAGGCACACATTTGAGatcaccatccctctctttctCAAGTTGTCAATAGTTAAGATTTTGTTCCTCTCGACAAGCCATCCGAAAGCCGCCACCTTCAAAGGCACTCCATAGAACGAAAGCGCACCTGTGTGGTAACAAGTTGTTGGATTTACAGAGGCCACAAGGCGTTTGCAGAAGAATCTGACCGAAAAGAAATCTGAACTAGACAACTTCCAACAGATGGAGTCCTCCTGAGAGGGAGAAGGATGGAAGTCCTGCGAACGAGAGAGAAGCAGAATATACTCCTGGATCTCAGCGTCTGATAGATTTCTTCTAAAAGGGGGAATCCAAATTCATTTTCTACAAAACAATCTCCCACGACAATGTCAGGATTTGGGGCAATAACGAAGAGACCTGGAAAGGATTCAACCAgcgtggatggaccacaccagaggtcCATCCAGAACCTAATTCCGCTACCACTTCCAAGGGAGTCGGACACCTTGTTGAGAACGGATGGGGCCATCTTAGCAATGCATTTCCAAATAAAAGAAGCTCTATACAAAGAAGACTCATTCGTCCACCATCTCGTCGGAGAGGTGCCATATTTAGCAGCTATAATCTGGTGCCACAGGTTGTTCGTCTCTACCACAAACCTCCATATCCATTTTCCAAGGAGAGCTTTATTAACAATTTCAAGGTTCTTAATATCTGCTCCTCCTTCGTTGTAGGGGGTGGAAACTTCCTTCCATTTTAAAAGGGGAAATTTCCTAGAGGCGTTACTCCCCTGCCATAAGAACTTCCTGTGCaaattgtcaaatttcaaaaTAACAGATTTCGGACAATGAAATAGAGACGAATAGTATATCGGAAGATTCAAGAGAGAGGCCTTGATTAGATTAAGTCTACCCCCCAACGATAGCACATTTAATTTCCAAGAAGAGAGTCTCTCCATTCTTTCCAGAATTTTGTCCCCCAAAACTAGAGGGTTTTTTTTTCCAATGCACAGagtataaaaaaaagaaaggaaagacatGGCATGTTTTGAATTAAATTGTCTCAACTATATTGCTAGTTGGAACTCATTTACAAATTGAGTCTTTTAAATTTCCAGCAGTCCATTTTTTTTCGAACTTTAGTGTTGTGTGATGACAGCTTGCGTTTAGAATAATTATTAATTCTGTAGAAACTTATGTTGCATTGACATTTTGCTATTTTCATATCCATTACAGGTACCCAACATTGCCTAATCGGTACTTTTTGTCTCTCCCTGTCAAGCAACTCACTCATACAAGAGGAGCACTTGTGGCTTTGTGGGTGACAAATAGAGAGAAGTTATGGGTATTTGTTGAGAAAGAACTTTTCCCCGCCTGGGGCATCACAAATGCGACTCTCTTGTACTGGTTGAAGGTGATTCCAGTTGTTTTGGTCTTGGAAAGTAAGGCTTGCAAAAATAATGAATAAAAGACTAGTTTAACttattattattgatagtgctaggCTGTGGTGCTTGGCACTTCTTTCAGTTAACTTATCATTGGCTTGCTCTTTTGTACACAtggaaaatcaaaatttgaatcaaGCATCAAGCAAGCTACACCTCGGATGGTTATACCCCAAACTGACCTCTATTTGACAATGGTAACCATTCTGTTGGAAGATTTCTGGGGAAAGAAAATAGATGGTTCATCATTACCAGCAGCAGctaagccttatctcaattaattggggctggctacatgaatcctgttatgCTATTTCACTATCAAGGGCCACACCTTTAGTTaggccataggtcatcaagtcttttcttactgccTCCATATTCCAcgcccttttgggccttcccattGCCCTTTtacagccttcaacttgtactaactcacTCTTAACCagcgcagttcttggtctccattgcacataactaaatcatctaaatctactttccgtcatcttattacctattggagCTACTCTTAAATTCCCTTGAATGCTTTCATTTCTAGTTCTATCCTtcttcatcttgccactcatccacctcaacatcctcatttcagctaaacTCATCCTAGGAACATGTTGTTCGGTAActacccaacattctgtcccgtaaagcatggttggtcttagagctatctataaaatttccctttcagtttgagtggtacatgaaGATTACATAAAACTCTAAAGTCACATCTCCATTTCGTCCACTCATCTTGAATTCTATGGGtatcatccttctcaatctcaatactctcatgaattattgacctaaTGTGAAGCTGGCATTTTGGAAAACTTactggtcaacaatcttaactaattccttgttttctCTCCTATTGTTATTCAAATTATGTTTTATATACTTCGTTTTAGTTTGACTAGTTTTAAATCCTTCAGATTCTAAAGCactcctccataaatctagctttgtgttaaTGTCTTCCATCATCTTATCAAttaaaactatgtcatctgcaaacaacatacaccatgggatctcttcttgcaaatgcctcgttaacttGTTGATAACCAATGCGAAAAGGTGCGGGCTCAATGCTGATCCCTAGTGCAAGTCTTCAGTAAATGGGAACTCACTTCTCTTCTATAGTGGTCCTCATATTTGTTAccgctccctcatacatatccttaatcatgtcaatatatcctcttgaaactcctttctttctcAACATCCACCAGATTAGCTCTATAGTCTATATGGACCCTATCATATGCTTGCCCTAAGTCattaaagaccatgtggagatcctttctcctctccctatatttcttcatcaattgtctaagtaggaaagaaaataaatggttataaaaaaatattaaccaAGGTTCCTTTGATCATTCATCTTtccgtaatttttttttttaatatttaaaacccTCCATTTTAAGGGTTAAGATTGTCCAGTTTGTGTGAATCTTGGCATATGTGCCACCTAAGGTAGGGCCTACTTGATATATGTTTGGATCTTGTAGGTTTGTCACATATGCAGAAAGCAAGTTATTGATAGGTTAAGTGAAAGAAGAGAGACATTCTAGGTTTCGTCTCATTGAAATGCATTTTTGGTCTTTCATATATATGCCGTTTCTGATATCGATTTTCAGAAACACTTATTTTTCCTGGCCGATGGCTTTCGGTCTTTGGACACAGGTGAAAGCGGATGGGTCACTGATTGGTGAATTGGACCTATTTCATCACAGACCATATGAATGCCTTCTTCTGGGCTACAGCTATGGAAAGGCAagttttgagattgtagctagCATACCTAATCTCAAAGAGGAATTTTTGATCCTCAATTGGAGGATATGGAAAGTTACTTAGGCTTTCTGTTTGAACATTTGGGGTCCATTGTTCAATGGTCCAGGCATTGTTTTGTTGGGCTGTGGCCTAGCATGGATAGACCATGCCAatattccagattggaagatcctagccatcaatatAAGGCTTCTTTCTAGATGAATGTGGACTGTGGTAGTATCTCTCTTTAAACATCCATTTCCAGGCCACGATTAAATGGTTACAATTATCCTATTGTGGATATTTGGAGGCATGGTTTCTATCCGGTGGGGTCCAACATACCATgtctggatcaccgaaccatgggccTTGCTTGCCCATGCTGAATACTATAGCATACCGTGCATATCCTCGCTTGGAGGATCCTCTAATTCCTCAATCCCAATAGGAGTAGCCTTATTGGTTCTTTCAAGAACGCATTTTGCTAGATTGTCATTTGATGCTTTTCTCAGGGGACGGATTCTGAACATCAGCCAGCATATAAACCTTTACCTGGTAATCAAGTTCTCATTAGCATCCCTGGACATCATTCAAGAAAGCCTCCACTCGGAAGTATCCTATCCTAACCAAGCATTGCAATATGAGGTCAACTTATTAACCTTTGCATTTCCACTCATCTCAATCTTTGGTTGCttcatgagttactttttaaATGGTTTGCTTGCTGTTTGTTGATTGACGAAAGAGGCCACTCAAATATCTTCTACTTGCAGCGCCTTTGGCTTTTGAAATGAACATGATAGACTCCTATGTGTTTTTTCTCGGTCACTGTAGATGTGTTAAATGCATGTCAACCCCCCAAATTTAGTCCCATTGCATATAGAGTATGGCCTGGAAATCTTAGTGATCCCATCAATGTAATTGGTGACCATCAAATGTACTTGTCAAAGAAAAATCTTCATTTTAAATTCACCGTCTGATTTCAAAGGATTAACAATTGCCCAACCTATGTGATTTTTGAGCTGTACTCTGTCCACAATGGGGCCTATGGTCCGGGTGGTTTGGATGGAacgcggattaggtggtgttgccaacaACACTCCCAGCAGTGGTGTGTCGATGCGTTGGgtgctgtggggcccaatgtgatgtatgtgttttatatccatgctatccatccgttttgccctgtcattttagggcttggacccaaaaatgaagcaaatctgaagctcaagtggaccacaccactggaaacaatggtgattgaatgcccaccataaaaaacattttgggggccaaagaagttttggatcagcctgatatttgtgttttcccttcatcctgttttgagtgaccttatcaacaggttggatgaaaaataaacattatggtgggccctagaaaggtttcaatcgtGGGTGTAATTATCTCCACTAttcctgtgatatggtctacttgaggttcagatctacttcattttttgggttcatgccctaaaatgagctggaaaaactgatggacggcgtggatatagaacacacaCATCACGTTGTACCCAACAGTGGCccacacatcaacacaccactgcTGGGGTTGGTCTTGGTCACCTGATCTGCGTCTTTGTGGATGATGGACATGTATGCAATATGTATACGAGTCGCCAGCTTCATACCATGTAAGAAGCGCTGGAAAATGCACTAGTTTAGCCCAACAAGACATACTAGCATAACATATTTTAAGCTTTCATA harbors:
- the LOC131219503 gene encoding methyltransferase-like protein 2 isoform X2, translating into MAGDEVASELSSFLESGIYRFPSQNAIFMDPVRVLNDSYTRFKISPSAYYSRFCDSSLKEEGRDAVRVSSGSSARRKKRKRRIHELNQREISAEKRHQATRPFLLRAHEEFLVANDLLSFLCNLKRDGCGSVGNKDSSPVGKDTGPSFVDLGCTWQAPLYEMSLYCCADDNHIDDKGTQLVQCGEGMVVQAFNNLFVNESSDDKVAEFLSHWYIIPRKSCFHMSDLGHIHELIPVQSADGFNLIVIDPPWENGSAHQKSVYPTLPNRYFLSLPVKQLTHTRGALVALWVTNREKLWVFVEKELFPAWGITNATLLYWLKGTDSEHQPAYKPLPGNQVLISIPGHHSRKPPLGKMLSDYIPGPKPARCIELFARELTAGWTSWGNEILHFQESRYFMNKFINTTLKECC
- the LOC131219503 gene encoding methyltransferase-like protein 2 isoform X3: MAGDEVASELSSFLESGIYRFPSQNAIFMDPVRVLNDSYTRFKISPSAYYSRFCDSSLKEEGRDAVRVSSGSSARRKKRKRRIHELNQREISAEKRHQATRPFLLRAHEEFLVANDLLSFLCNLKRDGCGSVGNKDSSPVGKDTGPSFVDLGCTWQAPLYEMSLYCCADDNHIDDKGTQLVQCGEGMVVQAFNNLFVNESSDDKVAEFLSHWYIIPRKSCFHMSDLGHIHELIPVQSADGFNLIVIDPPWENGSAHQKSVYPTLPNRYFLSLPVKQLTHTRGALVALWVTNREKLWVFVEKELFPAWGITNATLLYWLKVKADGSLIGELDLFHHRPYECLLLGYSYGKGTDSEHQPAYKPLPGNQVLISIPGHHSRKPPLGSILS
- the LOC131219503 gene encoding methyltransferase-like protein 2 isoform X1, which encodes MAGDEVASELSSFLESGIYRFPSQNAIFMDPVRVLNDSYTRFKISPSAYYSRFCDSSLKEEGRDAVRVSSGSSARRKKRKRRIHELNQREISAEKRHQATRPFLLRAHEEFLVANDLLSFLCNLKRDGCGSVGNKDSSPVGKDTGPSFVDLGCTWQAPLYEMSLYCCADDNHIDDKGTQLVQCGEGMVVQAFNNLFVNESSDDKVAEFLSHWYIIPRKSCFHMSDLGHIHELIPVQSADGFNLIVIDPPWENGSAHQKSVYPTLPNRYFLSLPVKQLTHTRGALVALWVTNREKLWVFVEKELFPAWGITNATLLYWLKVKADGSLIGELDLFHHRPYECLLLGYSYGKGTDSEHQPAYKPLPGNQVLISIPGHHSRKPPLGKMLSDYIPGPKPARCIELFARELTAGWTSWGNEILHFQESRYFMNKFINTTLKECC